In a single window of the Labrus mixtus chromosome 20, fLabMix1.1, whole genome shotgun sequence genome:
- the LOC132954320 gene encoding neurogenic differentiation factor 2-like, translating to MLTRLFSDPSLLPDVQKYSGWAEDSDGDDSIIKEEDQDTQDDMDGSDLRGDSRTQSEHAGEDDEVDEVDEEDDGEDTEGDRPKKRGPKKRKMTPARIERTKVRRTKANARERTRMHDLNSALDNLRKVVPCYSKTQKLSKIETLRLAKNYIWALSEILRSGKRPDVVAYVQTLCKGLSQPTTNLVAGCLQLNSRNFLTEQQCPDGGRYGSGSLSMHSYQYQCARLSSPHCPPGSNSHPLRTHGYCSAYDSAYGGGGSPEYNSPDYEGPLSPPVCINGNFSLKHQGSASPDNEKGYHYSMHYSGLPGSRPSGAHNLVFGSSGPRSGIHSENALPYHDMHLHHERAPVYDELNAFFHN from the coding sequence ATGTTGACGAGGCTTTTCAGCGACCCCTCGCTGCTACCCGATGTGCAGAAATACTCCGGCTGGGCTGAGGACAGCGACGGAGATGACTCAATCATTAAAGAAGAGGACCAAGACACACAGGACGACATGGATGGGTCTGATCTGAGAGGAGACAGTCGGACACAATCCGAGCACGCCGGAGAGGACGACGAAGTTGATGAGGTGGATGAAGAGGATGACGGAGAGGATACAGAGGGTGATAGGCCCAAAAAAAGGGGCCCAAAGAAGCGCAAGATGACCCCGGCCCGGATCGAGCGCACCAAGGTGCGGCGGACAAAGGCCAACGCAAGGGAGCGGACTCGCATGCACGACCTGAACTCCGCGCTCGACAATCTGCGTAAAGTGGTGCCATGCTactccaaaacacaaaaactttcAAAAATCGAGACACTGCGGTTAGCCAAGAACTATATATGGGCCCTTTCGGAGATACTGCGCTCCGGGAAAAGGCCTGATGTTGTGGCCTACGTCCAGACGCTGTGTAAGGGACTCTCCCAGCCCACGACCAATCTCGTGGCAGGATGCTTGCAGCTTAACTCCCGTAACTTCCTCACTGAGCAGCAGTGTCCGGACGGGGGCAGGTACGGGTCCGGCTCCCTCTCCATGCATTCCTACCAATACCAGTGCGCGCGTCTCTCCAGCCCCCACTGCCCACCGGGCTCGAATTCGCACCCGCTGAGGACGCACGGTTACTGCTCGGCCTACGACTCTGCGTACGGTGGGGGCGGATCCCCGGAGTACAACAGCCCCGACTACGAGGGGCCGCTTAGCCCGCCTGTCTGCATCAACGGGAACTTTTCCCTGAAACACCAGGGCTCTGCTTCCCCCGACAACGAGAAGGGGTACCACTACTCTATGCATTACTCCGGCCTGCCGGGCTCCAGACCCAGCGGGGCCCACAACCTGGTGTTCGGCTCCTCTGGGCCCCGGAGCGGCATTCACTCTGAAAACGCCCTGCCTTACCACGACATGCACTTACACCACGAACGGGCCCCTGTGTACGATGAACTGAACGCGTTTTTTCACAATTAG